A single genomic interval of Saccharothrix saharensis harbors:
- a CDS encoding carboxylate-amine ligase yields the protein MGSLAGAQAPTLGVEEEFLLVDARTGAPVPRGREVVEAANARFGVDLDVELVQAQVETRTPICHDLADVRRQLLGLRLVAAEAAHALGLRLLAVGAPPVGGPDLPTDAEDRYRALAEDYRLLAAEQSICGCHVHVAVPDLETAVQVCNHVRLWLPVLAAVTANSPFAHGLDTGYASWRSVVWSRWPSAGPPPHFESAAHYESTCDMLLDCGAARDRRMIYWDVRPSAHLPTVEVRVADVAATVDEAVLLAALVRALVTTALADLRRGLRASPVPVEVLRAATWRAARDGMAGQSLDVLSGRLVPTRMLLDRLLHRVHDQLDDVDLVRGLLSTLDAEGGGADRQRRAFARAGRMSDVLDRLARDTLSGSETWTGGPFRRSA from the coding sequence ATGGGCAGTCTGGCAGGCGCGCAGGCTCCGACGCTCGGAGTCGAGGAAGAGTTCCTGCTGGTGGACGCCCGGACCGGGGCACCCGTGCCGCGCGGCCGGGAGGTGGTCGAGGCGGCCAACGCGCGGTTCGGCGTGGACCTCGACGTCGAGCTGGTCCAGGCGCAGGTGGAGACCCGCACCCCGATCTGCCACGACCTCGCCGACGTGCGTCGACAGCTCCTCGGCCTGCGCCTGGTCGCCGCCGAGGCCGCGCACGCGCTCGGCCTCCGCCTGCTGGCCGTGGGCGCGCCGCCCGTCGGCGGGCCGGACCTGCCGACCGACGCCGAGGACCGCTACCGCGCGCTCGCCGAGGACTACCGGCTGCTCGCCGCCGAGCAGTCCATCTGCGGCTGCCACGTGCACGTCGCCGTGCCGGACCTGGAGACGGCGGTGCAGGTGTGCAACCACGTGCGGCTGTGGCTGCCGGTGCTCGCGGCGGTCACCGCGAACTCCCCCTTCGCCCACGGCCTGGACACCGGTTACGCGAGCTGGCGGTCGGTGGTGTGGTCGCGGTGGCCGAGCGCGGGCCCGCCGCCGCACTTCGAGTCGGCGGCGCACTACGAGTCCACTTGCGACATGCTGCTCGACTGCGGCGCGGCCCGGGACCGGCGGATGATCTACTGGGACGTCCGGCCGTCCGCGCACCTGCCGACCGTGGAGGTCCGGGTCGCCGACGTCGCCGCCACTGTGGACGAAGCGGTGCTGCTGGCCGCGTTGGTGCGCGCGCTCGTCACGACCGCGCTGGCCGACCTCCGGCGCGGTCTGCGTGCGTCGCCCGTGCCGGTGGAGGTGTTGCGCGCCGCCACGTGGCGTGCCGCGCGGGACGGCATGGCCGGGCAGTCCCTGGACGTCCTGTCCGGACGCCTGGTGCCCACCCGCATGTTGCTCGACCGGCTGCTGCACCGCGTCCACGACCAGCTCGACGACGTCGACCTCGTGCGCGGGCTGCTGTCCACCCTGGACGCCGAAGGCGGTGGCGCGGATCGGCAACGGCGCGCGTTCGCCCGCGCGGGCCGGATGTCCGACGTGCTGGACCGGCTGGCCCGCGACACGTTGTCCGGCTCGGAGACGTGGACCGGCGGGCCGTTCCGCCGCAGCGCCTGA
- a CDS encoding MEDS domain-containing protein, which produces MRRSGIVQHTRDLGRHDHVCWSYDDPADVGLRVAEFLLDGLERGQRVRYVGSGDAQALVDAVRSVDRIAVALADGAAEVASLDARGPVIDPEGQVRSYATATEQALAAGYRGFRVAAEATALVRSQDQLTAFLHYEHLVDQYMADHPFSALCAYDRTRVGERALEQLASVHPSTNLPGAGFRLHASARPGHSAALSGEVDMFNRDVLVQVLDRIRPPARGGQLVLDAAGLTFIDHRGLIGLDRYARGRDTTLVLRTAFPGASRIANLLDLHAVRVEPVA; this is translated from the coding sequence ATGCGCAGGTCGGGGATCGTGCAGCACACGCGGGACCTGGGTCGCCACGATCACGTCTGCTGGTCCTACGACGACCCGGCCGACGTCGGGCTGCGCGTCGCCGAGTTCCTGCTCGACGGGCTCGAACGGGGGCAGCGGGTCCGCTACGTGGGCTCCGGGGACGCCCAGGCGCTGGTCGATGCCGTCCGCTCGGTCGACCGGATCGCGGTGGCGCTGGCCGACGGGGCGGCCGAGGTCGCGTCGCTCGACGCCCGTGGCCCGGTCATCGACCCGGAAGGTCAGGTCAGGTCCTACGCGACGGCCACCGAGCAGGCCTTGGCGGCCGGGTACCGCGGGTTCCGGGTCGCCGCGGAGGCCACGGCGCTGGTGCGCAGCCAGGACCAGCTGACCGCGTTCCTGCACTACGAGCACCTGGTCGACCAGTACATGGCCGACCACCCGTTCTCCGCGCTGTGCGCCTACGACCGGACGCGGGTCGGCGAGCGGGCGCTGGAGCAGTTGGCCAGCGTCCACCCCAGCACGAACCTCCCGGGCGCCGGCTTCCGCCTGCACGCCTCGGCCAGACCGGGCCACAGCGCCGCGCTCAGCGGGGAGGTGGACATGTTCAACCGGGATGTGCTGGTGCAGGTGCTGGACCGGATCCGGCCACCGGCGCGCGGCGGGCAGCTCGTGCTCGACGCCGCCGGGCTGACCTTCATCGACCACCGCGGCCTGATCGGCCTGGACCGGTACGCTCGCGGCCGGGACACCACGCTGGTGCTGCGCACCGCCTTCCCGGGCGCGTCGCGCATCGCGAACCTGCTCGACCTGCACGCCGTCCGGGTGGAGCCTGTGGCGTGA
- a CDS encoding PucR family transcriptional regulator, with protein MIRLDRLVNVLGGYGVQLACCPVPRSTELRSVVMRETDDARAVGGDVFLAVGAESVAQAVGWAATAKAAVVLLHGEAEREAAAVGEAEGVAVMLVDPAVSWSQLAGVVYGLVLEGRETESGRGPTDLFALADSLAGAVGGSVTIEDRRARVLAYSSSQQGADPARLETILGRQAPQRLRDLFDRRGVSAYLASYDEPLFVEEDPAHGLTGRMVVAVRAGRELLGSVWVTCGVPLTGARCTALADGARTVALHLLRSRASADLERQVESDLVIRLLEGTADAATVVSRLGLPQGAARVIAVRAHIAAERHAALLLAFDRATTGFGWSRPGRSTLSGTTLYTVLPGEPVAAAREWVAALRTALPAQVTVTAGIGGTAAAADLPASRQEADECLALHEARPPGAVPPAYDESWDDILLQRLRAAARAGRAPARGPVADLRRHDRDHATHYVPTLRAWLEAQGDLARAGERLGVHPNTIRYRLRKMVEVTALDLDDPRKRLAMIIDLAASD; from the coding sequence GTGATCAGGTTGGACCGCCTGGTGAACGTGCTGGGCGGCTACGGCGTGCAGCTGGCGTGCTGCCCCGTGCCGCGGTCGACGGAGCTGCGCAGCGTGGTGATGCGCGAGACCGACGACGCGCGGGCGGTGGGCGGTGACGTGTTCCTCGCCGTCGGGGCCGAGTCGGTGGCGCAGGCCGTGGGGTGGGCGGCGACGGCGAAGGCGGCGGTCGTCCTGCTGCACGGCGAGGCCGAGCGGGAGGCGGCCGCGGTCGGCGAGGCGGAGGGCGTCGCCGTGATGCTGGTCGACCCGGCCGTGTCGTGGAGCCAACTGGCCGGCGTGGTCTACGGGCTGGTGCTGGAGGGCCGGGAGACCGAGTCGGGTCGCGGCCCGACGGACCTGTTCGCGCTGGCCGACAGCCTCGCGGGCGCGGTCGGCGGTTCGGTCACCATCGAGGACCGGCGGGCGCGGGTGCTGGCGTACTCCAGCTCGCAGCAGGGCGCCGACCCGGCGCGGCTGGAGACGATCCTGGGCCGGCAGGCGCCGCAACGGCTGCGGGACCTGTTCGACCGGCGTGGCGTGTCCGCGTACCTGGCCTCCTACGACGAGCCGCTGTTCGTCGAGGAGGACCCGGCGCACGGGCTGACCGGGCGCATGGTCGTCGCCGTGCGCGCCGGCCGGGAGCTGCTGGGGTCGGTGTGGGTCACCTGCGGTGTGCCGCTGACCGGCGCGCGGTGCACGGCGCTGGCCGACGGCGCCCGGACCGTAGCGCTGCACCTGCTGCGCTCACGCGCCAGCGCGGACCTGGAGCGGCAGGTTGAGTCGGACCTGGTGATCCGACTGCTGGAGGGCACGGCGGACGCCGCGACCGTGGTCAGCCGGCTCGGGTTGCCGCAGGGAGCGGCGCGGGTCATCGCGGTCCGGGCGCACATCGCCGCCGAGCGGCACGCCGCCCTCCTGCTCGCGTTCGACCGCGCCACCACCGGTTTCGGCTGGTCGCGGCCGGGCCGCAGCACGTTGTCCGGCACCACGCTCTACACCGTGCTGCCGGGCGAGCCGGTGGCCGCGGCGCGGGAGTGGGTGGCCGCCCTGCGGACCGCGCTGCCGGCGCAGGTGACGGTGACCGCCGGGATCGGCGGCACCGCCGCGGCGGCCGACCTGCCCGCGAGCCGGCAGGAGGCCGACGAGTGCCTGGCGCTGCACGAGGCGCGCCCGCCGGGCGCCGTGCCGCCCGCCTACGACGAGTCGTGGGACGACATCCTGCTGCAACGCCTGCGTGCCGCCGCGCGGGCCGGTCGCGCCCCGGCCCGCGGCCCGGTCGCCGACCTGCGCCGGCACGACCGCGACCACGCCACCCACTACGTACCGACGTTGCGCGCCTGGCTGGAGGCCCAGGGCGACCTCGCCCGGGCGGGCGAACGGCTGGGCGTGCACCCGAACACCATCCGCTACCGGCTGCGCAAGATGGTCGAGGTGACCGCGCTCGACCTGGACGACCCGCGCAAGCGGCTGGCGATGATCATCGACCTGGCCGCGTCCGACTAG
- a CDS encoding group III truncated hemoglobin encodes MSRDLTGREDALAVVTEFYRRAFEDALLGPVFRDVARLDLATHLPVIADFWATVLFRAGTYRRNLLRVHLDLHERFPLTSAHFTRWLGLWADTVDDLFAGEKADLAKSQAERIAWSMIRRLRRGDASELVTIRRRDEVEEQP; translated from the coding sequence GTGAGCCGCGACCTGACCGGCCGGGAGGACGCGCTGGCGGTGGTGACCGAGTTCTACCGGCGGGCGTTCGAGGACGCGCTGCTCGGTCCGGTCTTCCGGGACGTGGCCCGGCTCGACCTCGCCACGCACCTGCCGGTGATCGCGGACTTCTGGGCCACCGTGCTGTTCCGCGCCGGCACGTACCGCCGCAACCTGCTGCGCGTCCACCTCGACCTGCACGAGCGCTTCCCGCTGACGTCGGCGCACTTCACGCGGTGGCTCGGGCTCTGGGCCGATACCGTGGACGACCTGTTCGCGGGCGAGAAGGCGGACCTGGCGAAGTCGCAGGCGGAGCGGATCGCGTGGTCGATGATCCGCAGGCTGCGCCGTGGGGACGCGAGCGAACTGGTCACCATCCGCCGGCGGGACGAGGTCGAGGAGCAGCCGTGA
- a CDS encoding RrF2 family transcriptional regulator yields MHLIRSTDIALRVVMLLATDGGRLTVDQLSDALDVPRHHMAKVVQRLQRHGFVATARGRTGGVGVPPTTLDTSVGAVVRALEGDREVVDCDGPPCPLRGGCHLRSALRTAQLAFLAVLDDVTVRALVAEPAGPVLLDLVPRRTGPLP; encoded by the coding sequence ATGCACCTGATCCGGTCCACGGACATCGCGCTGCGCGTGGTGATGCTCCTGGCCACCGACGGCGGTCGGCTCACCGTCGACCAGCTGTCCGACGCGCTCGACGTGCCGCGCCACCACATGGCCAAGGTCGTGCAGCGCCTCCAGCGGCACGGATTCGTGGCCACCGCGCGCGGCCGGACCGGGGGCGTCGGGGTGCCGCCCACGACGCTGGACACCTCCGTCGGCGCCGTCGTGCGGGCGTTGGAGGGCGACCGCGAGGTGGTGGACTGCGACGGGCCGCCGTGCCCGTTGCGGGGCGGCTGCCACCTGCGCAGCGCGCTGCGCACGGCTCAGCTCGCGTTCCTCGCCGTGCTGGACGACGTCACGGTCCGGGCGCTGGTCGCCGAACCCGCCGGTCCCGTGCTGCTCGACCTCGTGCCGCGCCGGACCGGGCCCCTCCCGTGA
- a CDS encoding magnesium and cobalt transport protein CorA, producing MVSAAADGVPDPVDDRKQDAVVACAVYVDGVRLPGDRSPAAAAAEVRTRGTGFVWVGLFEPDEERIRDVAEAFGLHELAVEDAVHAHQRPKLDRYDGNLFMVLKTLRFIEHDSPTTAHEIVESGEIMVFLGRDYVVTVRHGHHSELGDVRRQLEADPQLLAAGPAMVLHEIADRVVDGYGEVIEAFQGDIDLVETAVFAPRSELSVEQMYLVKREIMELRRAVVPLAGPLRKLSDGSCGPLVPDVVRSYFRNVDDHLTAAAERVAAFDEVLTTLVDATLAKVSLQQNNDMRKMSAWVAIIAVPTMVAGTYGMNFDHMPELRWRYGYPLVVAVTLAVCVGLYRLFKRNRWL from the coding sequence ATGGTGAGCGCTGCCGCCGATGGCGTCCCCGATCCGGTCGACGACCGGAAGCAGGACGCGGTGGTGGCGTGCGCCGTCTACGTGGACGGTGTGCGGCTGCCCGGCGACCGGTCCCCCGCCGCCGCCGCCGCCGAGGTCCGCACCCGGGGCACGGGTTTCGTGTGGGTCGGCCTGTTCGAGCCGGACGAGGAACGCATCCGCGACGTGGCCGAGGCGTTCGGGCTGCACGAGCTGGCCGTCGAGGACGCGGTGCACGCACACCAGCGCCCCAAGCTCGACCGCTACGACGGCAACCTGTTCATGGTGCTCAAGACCCTGCGGTTCATCGAGCACGACTCGCCGACCACGGCGCACGAGATCGTGGAGTCCGGCGAGATCATGGTGTTCCTCGGCCGCGACTACGTCGTCACGGTCCGCCACGGGCACCACTCGGAGCTGGGCGACGTGCGCCGTCAGCTGGAGGCCGACCCGCAACTGCTGGCCGCCGGACCCGCGATGGTGCTGCACGAGATCGCCGACCGCGTGGTGGACGGCTACGGCGAGGTGATCGAGGCCTTCCAGGGCGACATCGACCTGGTCGAGACCGCGGTGTTCGCGCCGCGCAGCGAGCTGAGCGTCGAGCAGATGTACCTGGTCAAGCGGGAGATCATGGAGCTGCGCCGGGCCGTCGTGCCGCTCGCGGGGCCGCTGCGCAAGCTGAGCGACGGCTCCTGCGGCCCGCTGGTGCCCGACGTGGTGCGCTCCTACTTCCGCAACGTCGACGACCACCTCACCGCCGCCGCCGAACGGGTCGCCGCGTTCGACGAGGTGCTGACGACGCTGGTCGACGCGACCCTGGCCAAGGTGTCGTTGCAGCAGAACAACGACATGCGCAAGATGTCCGCGTGGGTGGCGATCATCGCCGTGCCCACCATGGTGGCGGGCACCTACGGCATGAACTTCGACCACATGCCCGAGCTGCGCTGGAGGTACGGCTACCCGCTGGTGGTGGCGGTGACCCTGGCCGTGTGCGTGGGGCTGTACCGGCTGTTCAAGCGCAACCGGTGGCTGTGA
- a CDS encoding endo-1,4-beta-xylanase: MLGQYCRTANYERVVKACLAVARCTGITVWGIRDTDSWRASGTPLLFDGSGNKKAAYTSTLNALNGGVVPTSTTTTSTTTTTNPPGGSCTATYSEGTNWSDRFNGQVTVTGTDNWVVTVTVSSPQKIIATWNTSATWDSSGNVMTARPNGSGNVFGFTIQHGGNWNWPSLACRVG, translated from the coding sequence GTGCTCGGCCAGTACTGCCGAACGGCCAACTACGAACGTGTCGTCAAGGCCTGCCTCGCCGTCGCCCGCTGCACCGGCATCACCGTCTGGGGCATCCGCGACACCGACTCGTGGCGTGCCTCGGGCACCCCGCTGCTGTTCGACGGTTCGGGCAACAAGAAGGCCGCCTACACCTCGACCCTGAACGCCCTCAACGGCGGTGTCGTGCCGACGTCCACCACAACGACCAGCACTACGACGACCACCAACCCGCCCGGCGGCAGTTGTACCGCGACGTACTCGGAGGGCACGAACTGGAGTGACCGCTTCAACGGCCAGGTGACCGTCACGGGCACCGACAACTGGGTCGTCACGGTGACGGTGAGCTCGCCGCAGAAGATCATCGCCACGTGGAACACCAGCGCCACCTGGGACAGCTCGGGCAACGTGATGACCGCCCGTCCCAACGGCAGCGGCAACGTGTTCGGCTTCACCATCCAGCACGGGGGCAACTGGAACTGGCCCAGCCTGGCGTGCCGCGTCGGCTGA
- a CDS encoding ATP-binding protein, translating to MTQSDHALAARISVDLNTSVPPLAQIRQWLATILADLAEDVLQDLMLVCTELVSNAYDHAGAPRRLRVHRARDRDSLRIEVDDGSPDRLPVAGASRLGSFRGRGLIMVDTLSRRQWGTHLSDGGKTVWAELPLS from the coding sequence ATGACTCAGTCGGACCACGCACTCGCGGCCAGGATCAGCGTCGACCTCAACACGTCGGTGCCGCCGTTGGCGCAGATCCGGCAGTGGCTGGCGACCATCCTGGCCGACCTGGCCGAGGACGTGCTGCAAGACCTGATGCTCGTGTGCACCGAGCTGGTGTCCAACGCCTACGACCACGCCGGCGCGCCGCGCCGGTTGCGCGTGCACCGGGCGCGCGACCGCGACTCGCTGCGGATCGAGGTGGACGACGGCAGCCCGGACCGCCTGCCGGTGGCCGGGGCGTCACGCCTGGGCTCGTTCCGCGGCCGCGGCCTGATCATGGTGGACACCCTGTCGCGCAGGCAGTGGGGCACCCACCTGAGCGACGGCGGCAAGACGGTGTGGGCCGAGCTGCCGCTGTCCTGA
- a CDS encoding NAD(P)/FAD-dependent oxidoreductase: MVDVGRSDGGPRSAVVVGAGIVGLSTAWFLQERGVEVTVLDRTGVAAGASWGNAGWLSPGLTIPLNEPSVLRFGLRSLLNPSAPLHIPLSADPGLWSFLLRFAAHCRWSSWTRAVRANRSLNAECVEAFDVLTANGVDAPTVDAPITAGFENARQAQGLLHELRRMADAGQPVEHAELDRDRLRDLVPLASPALTAGVRIDGQRHLDPGAFVRALARSVEDRGAMIRVLETVDVHSHGRGVTVRTRQGEVVTADVAVVATGAWLSRLATKWGVRVPVRAGRGYSFTVPVDHPVPGPVYLPAARVACTPYQGALRVAGTMEFRDPDAPGVVARLEAIIASARPLLDGVRWEERRDVWVGPRPVTPDGRPLIGEVRPPGVYVAGGHGMWGLAHGPITGRLLAEQITTGKQPDALRAFDPLR; this comes from the coding sequence ATGGTCGACGTCGGGCGCAGCGACGGCGGGCCTCGGTCGGCGGTCGTGGTCGGCGCGGGCATCGTGGGCTTGTCGACCGCCTGGTTCCTGCAGGAGCGCGGCGTCGAGGTGACCGTGCTCGACCGCACGGGCGTGGCCGCGGGCGCGTCCTGGGGCAACGCCGGGTGGCTCTCGCCCGGCCTGACCATCCCGTTGAACGAGCCGTCCGTGCTGCGCTTCGGCCTGCGGTCGCTGCTCAACCCCTCCGCGCCGCTGCACATCCCGCTGTCGGCCGACCCGGGGCTGTGGTCGTTCCTGCTGCGGTTCGCCGCGCACTGCCGGTGGTCGTCGTGGACGCGGGCGGTGCGCGCCAACCGGTCGCTGAACGCCGAGTGCGTGGAGGCGTTCGACGTGCTGACCGCCAACGGTGTGGACGCGCCGACGGTCGACGCGCCGATCACCGCGGGCTTCGAGAACGCCCGGCAGGCGCAGGGGCTGCTGCACGAGCTGCGCCGGATGGCCGACGCGGGTCAGCCCGTCGAGCACGCCGAGCTCGACCGGGACCGGCTGCGCGACCTCGTCCCGCTCGCGTCGCCGGCGCTCACCGCGGGCGTGCGGATCGACGGCCAACGCCACCTCGACCCCGGAGCTTTCGTGCGGGCGCTGGCCCGGTCCGTGGAGGACCGCGGCGCGATGATCCGCGTGCTGGAGACGGTCGACGTCCACTCGCACGGCAGGGGCGTCACGGTGCGCACACGTCAGGGCGAGGTCGTCACCGCCGACGTCGCCGTGGTGGCCACCGGTGCGTGGCTGTCCCGGTTGGCGACGAAGTGGGGCGTGCGCGTCCCGGTGCGCGCGGGCCGCGGCTACTCGTTCACCGTGCCGGTGGACCACCCGGTGCCCGGTCCGGTCTACCTGCCCGCCGCACGGGTGGCGTGCACGCCGTACCAGGGCGCTCTCCGGGTCGCGGGCACGATGGAGTTCCGCGACCCGGACGCGCCCGGCGTGGTGGCGCGGCTGGAGGCGATCATCGCCTCGGCGCGACCGCTGCTGGACGGCGTGCGCTGGGAGGAGCGCCGTGACGTGTGGGTCGGCCCGCGCCCGGTCACGCCCGACGGCCGGCCGCTGATCGGCGAGGTGCGACCACCGGGCGTGTACGTCGCGGGCGGCCACGGCATGTGGGGACTGGCCCACGGCCCGATCACCGGGCGGCTGCTGGCCGAGCAGATCACCACCGGCAAGCAGCCCGACGCGTTGCGCGCGTTCGACCCGCTGCGGTGA
- a CDS encoding HIT family protein encodes MTCVFCLIVAGDAPADVRRSWPDAVAIRPDTGGVHPGHLLVLPRVHVPDVGTDSVVTAAVMARAAELAAELPDANVITSKGVHATQSVRHLHVHVVPRAEGDDLPLPWTPRQRRR; translated from the coding sequence ATGACCTGCGTCTTCTGTCTCATCGTGGCCGGTGACGCGCCGGCTGACGTGCGCCGTTCCTGGCCCGACGCGGTGGCGATCCGGCCGGACACCGGCGGCGTCCACCCCGGTCACCTGCTGGTCCTGCCGCGCGTGCACGTGCCCGACGTCGGCACCGACTCGGTGGTGACGGCGGCGGTGATGGCCCGCGCGGCAGAGCTGGCGGCCGAGCTGCCCGACGCGAACGTGATCACCTCGAAGGGCGTGCACGCCACCCAGAGCGTCCGGCACCTGCACGTGCACGTCGTGCCGCGCGCGGAGGGTGACGACCTGCCGCTGCCGTGGACACCGCGGCAGCGGCGGCGCTAG
- a CDS encoding pectate lyase: MSTADHRRSTRPAPSRGTRWRLSLAAAAGATALAAGLLAWPGATPADAAVGAGTYTIKNAGSGLCLTVPNASAASGVQLQQASCGGGGQAWTLTSVSGGFKITSAAGLCLGVRDASTSAGKAIEQQSCAGTATQTWSPTAGGSNYRVVNNNGGKCMNTQDNSTSAGALVQQNSCDSVATKQWTFTPTSGGPTSTTTSTSTTSRTTTTTTTTGNPGGGDGSGPWPSDTGSVHQTTTRNVGTYFNGGMKKYYGIGDGGQGESQDPMFVVSNGGTIENVIIDAPAGDGIHCEGSCTIRNVWWNDVGEDAATFKSSSSSAQYLVDGGGAKSASDKVFQHNGAGTLTIRNFQVNGAGKLYRACGNCATSYQRHVVMDGVTARSTKALAGINTNWGDTARFSRITVYGSAVICEKYQGVPKGSEPKKIGEGADGRNCFYSPSDITWR; this comes from the coding sequence ATGAGCACAGCGGATCACCGTCGATCCACGCGACCCGCACCATCGCGTGGCACACGATGGCGCCTGAGCCTGGCCGCGGCGGCGGGCGCCACGGCGTTGGCCGCCGGCCTGCTCGCCTGGCCCGGCGCGACGCCGGCGGACGCGGCGGTCGGCGCGGGCACGTACACGATCAAGAACGCGGGCAGCGGCCTGTGCCTGACGGTGCCCAACGCGAGCGCGGCGAGCGGCGTGCAGCTCCAGCAGGCCTCGTGCGGCGGCGGCGGCCAGGCGTGGACGCTGACCTCCGTCAGCGGCGGGTTCAAGATCACGTCCGCGGCCGGTCTCTGCCTCGGCGTGCGGGACGCGTCCACGTCGGCGGGCAAGGCGATCGAGCAGCAGTCGTGCGCGGGCACCGCCACTCAGACCTGGTCGCCGACCGCCGGCGGCAGCAACTACCGGGTGGTCAACAACAACGGTGGCAAGTGCATGAACACCCAGGACAACTCCACTTCCGCCGGCGCGCTGGTGCAGCAGAACTCCTGCGACAGCGTCGCCACCAAGCAGTGGACGTTCACGCCCACCAGCGGCGGCCCGACGTCGACCACCACGTCGACCTCGACCACGTCGCGCACCACCACCACGACCACCACCACGGGCAACCCCGGTGGCGGTGACGGCAGCGGTCCGTGGCCGTCCGACACGGGCAGCGTGCACCAGACCACGACGCGCAACGTGGGCACGTACTTCAACGGCGGGATGAAGAAGTACTACGGCATCGGCGACGGTGGTCAGGGCGAGAGCCAGGACCCGATGTTCGTGGTGTCCAACGGCGGCACGATCGAGAACGTGATCATCGACGCGCCCGCGGGTGACGGCATCCACTGCGAGGGTTCCTGCACCATCCGCAACGTGTGGTGGAACGACGTGGGCGAGGACGCGGCGACGTTCAAGTCCTCCAGCTCCTCGGCCCAGTACCTGGTCGACGGCGGCGGCGCGAAGTCGGCGTCGGACAAGGTGTTCCAGCACAACGGCGCGGGCACGCTGACCATCCGCAACTTCCAGGTCAACGGCGCGGGCAAGCTGTACCGGGCGTGCGGCAACTGCGCCACGTCCTACCAGCGGCACGTGGTGATGGACGGTGTCACGGCGCGGTCGACCAAGGCGCTGGCGGGCATCAACACCAACTGGGGCGACACCGCTCGCTTCTCCCGCATCACGGTCTACGGCAGTGCGGTGATCTGCGAGAAGTACCAGGGCGTCCCGAAGGGCTCCGAGCCCAAGAAGATCGGTGAGGGCGCGGACGGCAGGAACTGCTTCTACTCCCCGTCCGACATCACCTGGCGCTAG
- a CDS encoding GreA/GreB family elongation factor → MTDTRPRRTWLTPHAHQRLRAELAELNRTAGVADDPADQDDRAALRRQRQDRLREIQDLLANAVVGEDPPDDGIAEPGMVLTVRYDDTGDTETFLLGTRAAEHGDIEVYSPDSPLGTALTGARPGEQRAYRVPAGGTLRVTLLEAVPYGRHPAIFDRTAATG, encoded by the coding sequence ATGACCGACACCCGACCCCGGCGCACCTGGCTGACGCCGCACGCCCACCAGCGCCTGCGCGCCGAACTGGCCGAGCTGAACCGCACCGCCGGCGTCGCCGACGACCCCGCCGACCAGGACGACCGCGCCGCGCTGCGCCGGCAGCGCCAGGACCGCCTCCGCGAGATCCAGGACCTGCTCGCCAACGCGGTGGTGGGCGAGGACCCGCCCGACGACGGCATCGCCGAACCCGGCATGGTGCTCACCGTCCGTTACGACGACACCGGTGACACGGAGACGTTCCTGCTGGGCACCCGCGCCGCCGAGCACGGCGACATCGAGGTCTACTCGCCCGACTCGCCCCTGGGCACCGCGCTGACCGGTGCCCGTCCGGGTGAACAACGCGCCTACCGCGTCCCCGCGGGCGGCACCCTCCGCGTGACGCTGCTCGAAGCCGTCCCCTACGGCCGCCACCCCGCGATCTTCGACCGCACAGCGGCGACCGGCTGA